A genomic region of Populus nigra chromosome 11, ddPopNigr1.1, whole genome shotgun sequence contains the following coding sequences:
- the LOC133668360 gene encoding uncharacterized protein LOC133668360, which yields MCNGHHRYYIYRFPGERPNWLSYSGEGCSLSFHIPPVFHGLVVWAVHPLEKEDHYYYSTKIIIIIRNKSNGIQLFKGHGSPRTAGWIRYISRSEMAMEDYCGDDELELYISSVPTKFYISSYHKLHIIKECGVHVIAGKSESFEESEVKRDAVMPSPPLYHLLPRPHCGSITASTPKQWSDFLFATLQGHSLSLELRGKNKYFI from the coding sequence ATGTGCAACGGTCATCACCGGTATTATATTTACCGCTTTCCTGGTGAGAGGCCAAATTGGTTGAGCTACAGTGGAGAAGGATGCTCATTGTCATTCCATATACCTCCAGTCTTCCATGGCTTAGTTGTTTGGGCTGTCCATCCACTTGAGAAGGAAGATCATTATTACTACAgcactaaaattattattattataagaaataaaagcaaCGGTATTCAATTGTTTAAAGGTCATGGATCACCAAGAACTGCGGGATGGATAAGATACATAAGTAGAAGTGAAATGGCAATGGAAGATTACTGTGGAGATGACGAATTGGAACTATACATTTCTTCAGTGCCAACAAAGTTTTACATTTCTTCATATCACAAATTGCACATCATTAAAGAATGTGGGGTCCATGTGATCGCAGGGAAGTCAGAATCATTTGAAGAGTCAGAAGTGAAAAGAGATGCAGTGATGCCTTCACCACCGCTGTATCATCTGCTTCCTCGTCCTCATTGTGGTTCGATTACAGCATCTACACCTAAGCAATGGAGTGACTTTTTATTTGCGACGCTGCAAGGACATAGCCTCTCTTTAGAACTTCGTGGTAAGAACAAATATttcatttag